A portion of the Micromonospora vinacea genome contains these proteins:
- a CDS encoding HAD-IIIA family hydrolase — MRQDQEDPYQRRSAQVYAAADRAGSGSVASPRPVLYDAVLLDRDGTLIEDVPYNGDPEKVRPVPGARAALDRLRAAGLRLAVVTNQSGLARGYFTGEQMRAVHARVEELLGRFDAWLVCPHDDADGCDCRKPAPGLVYAAARELGTTASRCVLVGDIGRDVGAALAAGAAGVLVPTPVTRPEEVAAAGWVATDLPAAVAEILRRQQAVQPATPPTAPVRTALVVRSDSAGDVLVTGPAIRAVAAGAERVVLLCGPRGRAAANLLPGVDEIIEHPLPWIDPTPGPVDPEAMRSLTARLGAVGADQAVVFTSFHQSALPLALLLRMAGIDRIAAISDDYPGSLLDIRHRVPVGVPEPERALSLAAAAGHRLPDGDEPVLRLRRDAVPQRPADLGDPGYVVLHPGSAASSRACPPEVATRIVGALTDAGHRVLVTGGPDERAITARVAAAGGTDLGGRTDLAGLAAIVADARAVVVGNTGPAHLAAAAGVPVVSLFAPTVPFGQWGPYRVPTIRLGDAAAPCRDTRAASCPVPGHPCLAGVDPDEVVDALRTLAVSGGGSR; from the coding sequence GTGCGACAGGACCAGGAGGATCCGTATCAGCGCAGGTCAGCCCAGGTGTACGCCGCTGCTGACCGCGCCGGTTCCGGGTCTGTCGCAAGCCCCCGACCAGTGCTCTACGACGCGGTGCTGCTGGACCGCGACGGCACCCTGATCGAGGACGTGCCGTACAACGGCGACCCGGAGAAGGTGCGGCCGGTGCCGGGCGCGCGGGCGGCACTGGACCGTCTGCGGGCGGCCGGGCTGCGACTGGCGGTCGTCACCAACCAGTCGGGCCTGGCCCGGGGTTACTTCACCGGTGAGCAGATGCGGGCTGTGCACGCCCGCGTCGAGGAGCTGTTGGGCCGGTTCGACGCCTGGCTGGTCTGTCCACACGACGACGCCGACGGCTGTGACTGCCGCAAGCCGGCGCCCGGTCTGGTGTACGCCGCCGCCCGCGAGCTCGGCACGACCGCGTCCCGGTGCGTGCTGGTGGGCGACATCGGCCGAGATGTCGGCGCGGCGCTGGCCGCCGGGGCCGCGGGCGTGCTGGTGCCCACCCCGGTGACCCGGCCGGAGGAGGTCGCCGCCGCGGGATGGGTGGCCACCGATCTGCCGGCGGCGGTGGCGGAGATCCTGCGCCGACAACAGGCCGTGCAGCCCGCGACACCGCCCACCGCACCGGTACGGACGGCCCTGGTGGTCCGCTCGGATTCGGCGGGTGACGTGCTGGTCACCGGCCCGGCGATCCGTGCCGTCGCGGCCGGAGCGGAGCGGGTGGTGCTGTTGTGCGGGCCGCGCGGTCGGGCCGCCGCCAACCTGCTGCCCGGCGTCGACGAGATCATCGAGCATCCGCTGCCGTGGATCGACCCGACACCGGGCCCGGTCGACCCGGAGGCGATGCGGAGCCTCACCGCGCGGCTGGGCGCCGTCGGCGCGGACCAGGCGGTGGTGTTCACCTCGTTCCACCAGTCCGCCCTGCCGCTGGCGCTGCTGTTGCGGATGGCCGGAATCGACCGGATCGCGGCGATCAGCGACGACTATCCGGGCTCGCTGCTGGACATCCGACACCGGGTGCCGGTCGGCGTTCCCGAACCCGAACGTGCCCTCTCCCTGGCCGCCGCCGCCGGCCACCGGCTGCCCGACGGCGACGAACCCGTCCTCCGGCTCCGCCGGGACGCCGTGCCACAGCGCCCGGCGGACCTCGGCGACCCCGGTTACGTGGTGCTGCACCCCGGGTCGGCCGCGTCGAGCCGGGCCTGCCCGCCCGAGGTGGCGACCCGGATCGTCGGGGCGCTGACCGACGCCGGGCACCGGGTGCTGGTCACCGGCGGCCCGGACGAGCGCGCGATCACCGCACGGGTCGCCGCGGCCGGCGGCACCGACCTGGGCGGCCGCACCGACCTGGCCGGGCTGGCGGCGATCGTCGCGGACGCCCGCGCGGTCGTCGTCGGCAACACCGGGCCCGCGCACCTGGCGGCCGCCGCCGGAGTGCCGGTGGTGAGTCTCTTCGCGCCGACCGTCCCGTTCGGCCAGTGGGGGCCCTACCGGGTGCCCACCATTCGGCTCGGCGACGCCGCCGCGCCCTGCCGGGACACCCGGGCGGCCAGCTGCCCGGTCCCCGGGCACCCCTGCCTCGCCGGGGTCGACCCGGACGAGGTGGTCGACGCGCTCCGGACGCTCGCCGTCAGCGGTGGTGGCAGCCGATGA
- a CDS encoding glycosyltransferase, translated as MNILLWHVHGSWTTSFVHGSHRYLIPTTPDRGPYGLGRARTYPWPDSAVEVSPEELPGADVDLVILQRPEEIDRAEEWLRRRPGRDLPAIYVEHNTPKGDVPNTRHPMADRDDLLIAHVTGFNQIFWDTGATRTTVVDHGIVAPSASYTGELDRLAVVINEPVRRGRVTGTDLLPQFAEIAPLDVFGMGVAGLADHLGLPADRLTSHDDVPQDRMHAELARRRAYLHLCRWTSLGLSLIEAMAIGMPVVALATTEAVMAVPPEAGALATRTDTLLDAARRFITEPATARQAGAAARTAARDRYGLDRFLADWDRLLEEEVCGSR; from the coding sequence ATGAACATCCTGCTCTGGCACGTGCACGGCTCCTGGACCACGTCGTTCGTGCACGGCAGCCACCGCTACCTGATTCCCACCACACCCGACCGCGGCCCCTACGGCCTCGGCCGGGCCCGCACCTACCCGTGGCCGGACAGCGCTGTCGAGGTCAGCCCGGAGGAGCTGCCGGGAGCCGACGTCGACCTGGTCATCCTGCAACGCCCCGAGGAGATCGACCGGGCCGAGGAGTGGCTTCGCCGCCGTCCCGGCCGCGACCTTCCCGCGATCTACGTCGAACACAACACCCCCAAGGGCGACGTGCCGAACACGCGTCACCCGATGGCCGACCGCGACGACCTGCTGATCGCGCACGTCACCGGGTTCAACCAGATCTTCTGGGACACGGGCGCCACCCGCACCACTGTGGTCGACCACGGCATCGTCGCCCCCTCCGCGTCCTACACCGGCGAACTGGACCGACTCGCCGTGGTGATCAACGAGCCGGTCCGGCGAGGTCGGGTCACCGGCACCGACCTGCTGCCCCAGTTCGCCGAGATCGCGCCGCTGGACGTGTTCGGCATGGGCGTCGCCGGTCTGGCCGACCACCTCGGGCTGCCCGCCGACCGGCTCACCAGCCACGACGACGTGCCCCAGGACCGGATGCACGCCGAACTGGCCCGGCGGCGGGCGTACCTGCACCTGTGCCGGTGGACCTCCCTCGGGCTCAGCCTGATCGAGGCGATGGCGATCGGCATGCCGGTCGTCGCGCTCGCCACCACCGAGGCGGTGATGGCGGTGCCCCCGGAGGCGGGGGCGCTCGCCACCCGGACCGACACCCTGCTCGACGCCGCCCGCCGGTTCATCACCGAACCGGCGACCGCGCGTCAGGCCGGAGCGGCGGCGAGAACCGCCGCGCGCGACAGGTACGGCCTCGACCGTTTCCTCGCTGACTGGGACCGGCTGCTGGAGGAGGAAGTATGCGGATCGCGATGA
- a CDS encoding glycosyltransferase, producing the protein MRIAMISEHASPLAVLGGEDAGGQNTHVAELSAALAAAGHEVRVYTRRDAPDLPVTVRSPDGYDVVHVPAGPAEPVAKDALLPHMRDFSNWLIERWRGGDWVPEVIHAHFWMSGLAGLTAGRQTGVPVVQTYHALGTVKRRYQGVQDTSPARRVSYERELGRSVDRIVAQCRDEVGELVRMGVPRSRMTVVPSGVNLSTFAPLGPAADREPGRARILTVGRLVERKGFQTVIRAMALVPDAECVVVGGPPEGLLETDPYARRLRALAESCGVADRVHLVGAVPREEMGRWYRSADLLVAAPWYEPFGLTPLEAMACGVPVVGTAVGGIRDTVVDGTTGDLVPARDPHALATAIQGLLDDRIRRFAYATAARERARARYSWAATAERLVEVYSEVAAVRRPTRVVA; encoded by the coding sequence ATGCGGATCGCGATGATCTCGGAGCACGCCAGCCCGCTCGCCGTCCTCGGAGGGGAGGATGCCGGCGGCCAGAACACGCACGTCGCGGAGCTGTCCGCCGCGCTCGCCGCCGCCGGGCACGAGGTGCGGGTCTACACCCGCCGCGACGCGCCCGACCTGCCGGTGACCGTCCGCAGCCCGGACGGGTACGACGTGGTGCACGTGCCGGCCGGCCCGGCCGAGCCGGTGGCCAAGGACGCGCTGCTGCCGCACATGCGGGACTTCAGCAACTGGCTGATCGAGCGCTGGCGCGGCGGCGACTGGGTGCCCGAGGTGATCCACGCGCACTTCTGGATGAGCGGTCTGGCCGGGCTGACCGCCGGCCGGCAGACCGGGGTGCCGGTGGTGCAGACGTACCACGCGTTGGGCACTGTGAAGCGCCGCTACCAGGGTGTGCAGGACACCAGCCCGGCCCGACGGGTCTCCTACGAGCGGGAGTTGGGCCGCTCGGTGGACCGGATCGTCGCGCAGTGCCGCGACGAGGTGGGCGAGCTGGTCCGGATGGGGGTGCCCCGGTCCCGGATGACAGTGGTGCCCTCCGGGGTCAACCTCAGCACCTTCGCCCCGCTCGGACCGGCCGCCGACCGGGAACCGGGACGGGCCCGGATCCTCACAGTGGGTCGGCTGGTCGAGCGCAAGGGCTTCCAGACCGTGATCCGCGCGATGGCGCTGGTCCCGGACGCCGAGTGCGTGGTCGTCGGCGGCCCACCCGAGGGGCTGTTGGAGACCGACCCGTACGCCCGCCGGTTGCGGGCCCTCGCGGAGTCGTGCGGGGTGGCCGACCGGGTGCACCTGGTCGGCGCGGTGCCCCGGGAGGAGATGGGCCGCTGGTACCGCTCGGCGGACCTGCTGGTCGCGGCGCCCTGGTACGAGCCGTTCGGATTGACCCCGCTGGAGGCGATGGCGTGTGGGGTGCCGGTCGTCGGCACGGCGGTGGGTGGCATCCGGGACACGGTGGTCGACGGGACGACCGGTGACCTCGTGCCGGCCCGGGACCCGCACGCGCTGGCCACCGCGATCCAGGGCTTGCTCGACGACCGGATCAGGCGTTTCGCGTACGCGACGGCGGCCCGTGAGCGGGCCCGGGCACGGTACTCGTGGGCGGCCACCGCCGAGCGGCTGGTCGAGGTCTACAGCGAGGTGGCGGCCGTGCGCCGGCCGACGCGGGTGGTGGCCTGA
- a CDS encoding D-sedoheptulose-7-phosphate isomerase — translation MPTGSLLDTHLTNLAAALVPYRRCERQLARWGADLAHRLAAGGRLLVAGNGGSAAEAQHLTAELVGKLHDDRQPLSAIALHAETSALTAIANDYGYADVYARQVRAHGRPGDVLLLLSTSGTSQNLVTAAQAARDVGVTTWALTGAAPNPLADACDEVLAVASPDTQVVQELHLVTSHLLCEYLEQELPAALAAVADPVAVHAASGTPAPVRTGVEVVLDGGAGQQVDA, via the coding sequence ATGCCGACGGGCAGCCTGCTCGACACCCACCTGACGAATCTCGCCGCGGCGCTGGTGCCGTACCGGCGGTGTGAGCGACAGCTGGCGCGCTGGGGCGCGGACCTTGCCCACCGGCTGGCCGCCGGGGGTCGCCTGCTGGTCGCCGGTAACGGCGGCAGCGCTGCCGAGGCCCAGCACCTCACCGCCGAGCTGGTGGGCAAGCTGCACGACGACCGTCAGCCGCTGTCCGCGATCGCGCTGCACGCCGAGACGAGCGCGCTCACCGCCATCGCCAACGACTACGGCTACGCCGACGTGTACGCCCGTCAGGTGCGCGCCCACGGCCGGCCCGGCGACGTCCTGCTGCTGCTGAGCACCAGTGGGACCAGCCAGAACCTGGTCACCGCCGCGCAGGCCGCCCGTGACGTCGGTGTGACCACCTGGGCGCTCACCGGCGCCGCCCCCAATCCGCTCGCCGACGCCTGCGACGAGGTGCTGGCCGTCGCGTCCCCGGACACCCAGGTCGTCCAGGAGCTGCACCTGGTGACCAGTCATCTGCTCTGCGAGTACCTCGAACAGGAGTTGCCCGCCGCGCTGGCGGCGGTCGCCGATCCGGTGGCCGTCCACGCCGCGTCGGGGACGCCGGCGCCGGTACGCACCGGGGTCGAGGTGGTGCTCGACGGCGGGGCCGGACAGCAGGTCGACGCGTGA
- a CDS encoding SDR family oxidoreductase, with protein MTATRPGAGPTVLVTGGASGLGAAVVAAVAASGGRPLVLDRQPPVDGVSWTECDLADTRAAEVATQHLAEQAGGLDAVVTAAGTDVPGRLADVPGETWDRIVAVDLLATAAVIRAALPFLLTSRGRIVTVASTLGVKAVSDATAYCAAKFGVVGFTRALAAELAGQVGVTLLIPGGMRTAFFDERDPQYKPGPDAILNEPADTAAAIMFALNQPSGCAVREMVVCAEQETSYP; from the coding sequence ATGACCGCCACGCGGCCCGGCGCCGGGCCCACCGTCCTGGTCACCGGCGGCGCCAGCGGGCTCGGCGCCGCAGTGGTCGCCGCGGTGGCCGCCTCCGGTGGCCGACCGCTCGTGCTGGACCGGCAACCGCCGGTCGACGGGGTGTCCTGGACCGAGTGCGACCTGGCCGACACGCGAGCCGCCGAGGTGGCCACCCAGCACCTCGCCGAGCAGGCCGGTGGCCTGGACGCGGTGGTCACCGCCGCGGGCACTGACGTGCCGGGTCGACTCGCCGACGTGCCGGGGGAGACCTGGGACCGGATCGTCGCCGTCGACCTGCTGGCGACCGCGGCGGTGATCCGGGCCGCGCTGCCGTTCCTGCTGACCTCCCGGGGCCGCATCGTCACTGTCGCCTCCACACTGGGCGTCAAGGCGGTCAGCGACGCCACCGCGTACTGCGCGGCGAAGTTCGGGGTGGTGGGGTTCACCCGAGCCCTCGCCGCCGAGCTGGCCGGTCAGGTCGGCGTCACCCTGCTCATTCCGGGCGGGATGCGTACCGCGTTCTTCGACGAACGGGACCCGCAGTACAAGCCCGGGCCGGACGCGATCCTCAACGAGCCCGCCGACACCGCCGCCGCGATCATGTTCGCGCTGAACCAGCCGTCCGGCTGCGCGGTGCGCGAGATGGTGGTCTGCGCCGAGCAGGAGACCTCGTACCCGTGA
- a CDS encoding glycosyltransferase family 9 protein — translation MILVLRALGVGDLVTAVPALRALRAAYPSRELALAAPGWLAPLVDLVGGVDRLVDTTGLDRPLRVGSAPQVAVNLHGRGPQSHRLLAAARPGRLLAFANPDAGCADGPRWAVDEHEVDRWCRLLSWYGIPADRADLNLRRPASAGLPSGVTVLHPGSKVPAKRWPAERFAALARALTDQGHRVLLTGSADERALASRVAEAAGLPSDAVLAGRTDLGALAALVADARLVVSGDTGVAHLATGYGTPSVVLFGPVPPAHWGPPPDRPRHRVLWAGEGDWPRWDGVGSHPTMAALRLDEVLAAVAEVERLVRVSGAVAA, via the coding sequence GTGATCCTCGTGCTGCGCGCCCTCGGCGTCGGCGACCTGGTGACTGCGGTGCCCGCGCTGCGGGCGCTGCGGGCCGCGTACCCGTCGCGGGAGTTGGCGCTCGCCGCGCCCGGCTGGCTGGCCCCGCTGGTCGACCTGGTCGGTGGCGTCGACCGGTTGGTGGACACCACCGGGCTGGACCGACCGCTGCGGGTCGGGTCGGCCCCGCAGGTCGCTGTCAACCTGCATGGGCGCGGTCCACAGTCGCACCGGCTGCTCGCCGCCGCCCGGCCCGGTCGGCTGCTCGCCTTCGCCAACCCGGACGCCGGCTGCGCCGACGGCCCACGCTGGGCCGTGGACGAGCACGAGGTGGACCGGTGGTGCCGGCTGCTGTCCTGGTACGGCATTCCGGCCGACCGCGCCGACCTCAACCTGCGTCGGCCCGCGTCGGCGGGGCTGCCCAGCGGTGTCACAGTGCTGCACCCGGGGAGCAAGGTCCCCGCCAAGCGGTGGCCGGCCGAGCGGTTCGCCGCGCTGGCCCGGGCACTGACCGACCAGGGGCACCGGGTGCTGCTCACCGGCTCGGCCGACGAACGGGCGTTGGCCTCCCGGGTGGCCGAGGCGGCGGGCCTGCCCTCGGACGCCGTGCTGGCCGGCCGGACCGACCTCGGCGCGCTCGCCGCGCTGGTGGCCGACGCCCGACTGGTGGTCAGCGGGGACACCGGCGTCGCCCACCTGGCCACCGGGTACGGCACCCCGTCGGTCGTCCTCTTCGGGCCGGTGCCACCGGCGCACTGGGGGCCGCCACCGGACCGGCCACGGCACCGGGTGCTCTGGGCCGGCGAGGGTGATTGGCCCAGGTGGGACGGGGTAGGAAGCCACCCGACGATGGCGGCTCTGCGTCTCGACGAGGTGCTGGCCGCGGTGGCCGAGGTGGAGAGGCTGGTGCGGGTCTCCGGTGCGGTTGCGGCGTAG
- a CDS encoding DNA topoisomerase IB, producing MRLRRSDPGRPGYGRRRRGRGWLFVDPSGDPVRDPDVLARLRELVIPPAWQDVWIAPHPNGHIQAIGIDAAGRKQYIYHPRWREKQDEAKFDHMLEVARRLPTLRERVGRDLDGRGLGRDRVLATVARLLDMGMFRVGSDQYANGDDPTYGVSTLRPEHARSRRGCVVFVFPAKGGIEQVRRIEDPELCQVLVNLRRRRRQAERLFGYWDGREWRDVRSDEVNGYLRDASGGEMTAKDFRTWHATVLAATELATVGPARSVTARRKAVVAVMREVADLLGNTPTVARASYVDPRVVDLYHDGVVAPVDPQAPREEAERVVLKLLEGA from the coding sequence GTGCGGTTGCGGCGTAGTGACCCGGGTCGACCGGGGTACGGACGGCGTCGGCGCGGACGGGGCTGGCTCTTCGTCGACCCGTCCGGGGATCCGGTGCGGGATCCGGATGTCCTGGCCCGGCTGCGGGAGTTGGTCATCCCCCCGGCCTGGCAGGACGTCTGGATCGCGCCGCATCCGAACGGGCACATCCAGGCGATCGGGATCGACGCGGCCGGTCGTAAGCAGTACATCTACCACCCGCGGTGGCGGGAGAAGCAGGACGAGGCGAAGTTCGACCACATGCTGGAGGTGGCCCGCCGGCTGCCGACGCTGCGCGAACGGGTGGGGCGTGACCTGGACGGCCGTGGACTGGGCCGGGACCGGGTGCTGGCGACGGTGGCCCGACTGCTGGACATGGGGATGTTCCGGGTCGGCAGCGACCAGTACGCCAACGGCGACGACCCGACGTACGGGGTGTCCACCCTGCGCCCGGAGCATGCCCGGTCCCGGCGTGGCTGTGTGGTGTTCGTGTTTCCCGCGAAGGGGGGCATCGAACAGGTACGCCGGATCGAGGACCCGGAGCTGTGCCAGGTGCTGGTGAATCTGCGCCGTCGTCGGCGACAGGCGGAGCGGCTGTTCGGCTACTGGGACGGTCGGGAGTGGCGTGACGTGCGCAGCGACGAGGTCAACGGGTACCTGCGTGACGCCAGCGGTGGGGAGATGACAGCGAAGGACTTCCGCACCTGGCACGCCACAGTGCTCGCGGCCACCGAGCTGGCCACCGTCGGTCCGGCGCGCTCGGTGACCGCCCGGCGCAAGGCGGTGGTGGCCGTGATGCGTGAGGTGGCGGATCTGCTGGGCAACACGCCGACGGTGGCTCGGGCGTCGTACGTGGACCCTCGGGTGGTCGATCTCTACCACGACGGGGTGGTGGCGCCGGTGGATCCGCAGGCGCCTCGTGAGGAGGCGGAGCGGGTCGTCCTGAAGTTGCTGGAGGGGGCCTGA
- a CDS encoding helix-turn-helix domain-containing protein translates to MLPRDTIDTTVLPPGERFGMWLDLVARTSAPLRIQSAHSDDFAARADFIGLGPIQLVQYEYPSLDATRTRKLVRQSDPELYILALTTGGIGTSSQDGRHSEILAGEFTFYDASRPHDVCHHANEPEREDATSIITLIPHAALPLPPQRMAALYGGRMSGSEGIGALLAQFLLQVTGHPEQYHAADASRLGAVGLDLATTMLGRHLVAEDAVPTEVRRRALLTQVQSYIHRNLGDATLGPQVVADAHHISVRSLHRLFEAEDATVASYIRELRLARCRRDLTDPALRNQPVQAVAARWGFPDKAHFSRAFRAAYGITAQEHRDSGSDLARIVNRQASTVNSLPAD, encoded by the coding sequence ATGCTACCGAGAGACACCATCGACACCACGGTCCTGCCACCGGGTGAACGGTTCGGCATGTGGCTGGACCTGGTGGCGCGCACCTCGGCGCCGCTGCGCATCCAGTCCGCGCACAGCGACGACTTCGCCGCCCGCGCCGACTTCATCGGGCTCGGCCCGATCCAGCTGGTGCAGTACGAATACCCGTCCCTGGACGCCACCCGGACCCGGAAGCTGGTCCGTCAGTCCGACCCGGAGCTGTACATCCTCGCCCTTACCACCGGCGGCATCGGCACGTCCAGCCAGGACGGTCGCCACAGCGAGATCCTGGCCGGCGAGTTCACCTTCTACGACGCGTCCCGGCCCCACGACGTGTGCCACCACGCCAACGAACCGGAGCGCGAAGACGCGACCTCGATCATCACGCTGATCCCGCACGCCGCGCTGCCCCTGCCACCACAGCGGATGGCCGCGCTCTACGGCGGCCGGATGTCCGGCAGCGAGGGGATCGGGGCGCTGTTGGCGCAGTTCCTGCTCCAGGTCACCGGGCACCCCGAGCAGTACCATGCCGCCGACGCCAGCCGGCTCGGCGCGGTGGGGCTCGACCTGGCCACCACAATGCTCGGCCGGCACCTCGTCGCCGAGGACGCCGTTCCCACCGAGGTCCGCCGCCGGGCGCTGCTCACCCAGGTGCAGTCGTACATCCACCGCAACCTCGGCGACGCGACGCTCGGCCCGCAGGTCGTCGCCGACGCCCACCACATCTCGGTGCGGTCCCTGCACCGGTTGTTCGAGGCCGAGGACGCCACTGTGGCGTCCTACATCCGGGAGCTGCGGCTGGCCCGGTGCCGGCGCGACCTGACCGACCCGGCGTTGCGCAACCAGCCCGTGCAGGCCGTCGCGGCGCGGTGGGGATTTCCCGACAAGGCCCACTTCAGCCGGGCATTCCGGGCCGCGTACGGCATCACAGCGCAGGAACACCGCGACAGTGGCTCGGATTTGGCGCGGATCGTCAACCGCCAGGCATCCACTGTCAACTCGCTGCCGGCAGACTGA
- a CDS encoding TetR/AcrR family transcriptional regulator — translation MAAKTDDSGPVLPPAIESAWGLRERPPKGPRPGMSVPAIVDAAIRVADADGLAAVSMSRVAKELGAATMALYRYVGSKDELLMLMVDTGYGPSPGPPPPEDDWRAGLTRWAWAEHLVLRQRSWLLHVPISGPPITPQQLGWLEDGLRCLDGTTLGEGEKMSVLLLITGYVRNEATLTSQIAEGSRAAGVEPSEMMPAYGRLVARLIDPARFPALHRVLNAGVLYQDDDPDDEFVFGLDRILDGVEALIRRRAG, via the coding sequence GTGGCGGCGAAGACAGACGACAGCGGGCCCGTACTCCCGCCGGCGATCGAGAGCGCGTGGGGGCTGCGGGAACGACCACCCAAGGGCCCACGGCCGGGGATGAGCGTGCCCGCCATCGTGGACGCCGCCATTCGGGTGGCCGACGCCGACGGCCTGGCGGCCGTCTCGATGAGCCGGGTGGCCAAGGAGTTGGGCGCCGCGACCATGGCCCTCTACCGCTACGTCGGCTCGAAGGACGAGCTGCTGATGCTCATGGTGGACACCGGGTACGGCCCGTCCCCCGGCCCACCCCCACCGGAGGACGACTGGCGTGCCGGCCTCACCCGGTGGGCCTGGGCCGAACACCTGGTGCTGCGGCAACGGTCCTGGCTGCTACACGTGCCGATCAGCGGCCCACCGATCACCCCGCAGCAGCTCGGCTGGCTGGAGGACGGGCTGCGCTGCCTCGACGGCACCACGCTCGGTGAGGGCGAGAAGATGTCGGTGCTCCTGCTGATCACCGGGTACGTCCGCAACGAGGCCACCCTCACCTCGCAGATCGCCGAGGGCAGCCGGGCGGCCGGCGTCGAGCCGAGCGAGATGATGCCGGCGTACGGTCGGCTGGTGGCCAGGCTCATCGACCCCGCCCGCTTCCCCGCGCTGCACCGGGTGCTCAACGCCGGTGTGCTTTACCAGGACGACGACCCCGACGACGAGTTCGTCTTCGGCCTGGACCGGATCCTCGACGGCGTGGAGGCACTGATCCGGCGTCGAGCGGGCTGA
- a CDS encoding MFS transporter, which yields MTTTTPAPRAGRREWIGLTVLMLPLLLVSMDVSVLYFAVPFISAELRPTATEQLWIFDIYGFVLAGLLITMGALGDRIGRRRLLLIGATAFGAASLLAAYADSTATLIAARAVLGVGGATLMPSTLALVRNMFHDARQRGTAIAVWTATLTGGIAIGPVLSGILLEHFWWGSIFLINIPAMLMLLLLAPLLVPEFRNPATGRFDLVSAALSLGALLPVIYGIKEMARDGLSPVRVLAIVGGLLVGALFLHRQRTRAYPMVDLALFRRRGFAGSLAVNLLAMFAIVGFAIFTTQHLQLVLGLSPLRAALWSLVPSLAVGGVAPAAAALAQRVERAYLIGAGFGIAVLGFVVLTQVTPETPLWLLLVGASVYAGGLVMVMSLVTELVLGAAPPEQAGVASALTESSSELGGALGMAILGSVGAAVYRREIVDGLPAGLPADTGAAAQETLGGALAVAQGLPADLADAVRHAAAVAFTDGLHLAAYAAMVVMLLGAVTALVTLRGVRPADPTALAVEPTGPADASLSSVSR from the coding sequence ATGACGACCACCACACCGGCACCGCGGGCGGGCCGACGGGAGTGGATCGGGCTCACGGTGCTGATGCTGCCGCTGCTGCTGGTCTCGATGGACGTGTCGGTGCTCTACTTCGCCGTCCCGTTCATCAGCGCCGAGTTGCGCCCCACCGCCACCGAGCAGCTCTGGATCTTCGACATCTACGGCTTCGTGCTGGCCGGGCTGCTCATCACCATGGGCGCCCTGGGTGACCGGATCGGCCGACGCCGGCTCCTGCTCATCGGCGCCACCGCCTTCGGGGCGGCGTCGCTGCTGGCCGCGTACGCCGACAGCACCGCGACGCTGATCGCCGCGCGCGCCGTGCTCGGGGTCGGTGGGGCCACCCTGATGCCCTCCACGCTCGCCCTGGTGCGCAACATGTTCCACGACGCCAGGCAGCGCGGCACCGCCATCGCCGTCTGGACCGCCACCCTCACCGGCGGCATCGCGATCGGCCCGGTGCTCAGCGGCATCCTGCTGGAGCACTTCTGGTGGGGTTCCATCTTCCTGATCAACATCCCGGCGATGCTCATGCTGCTCCTGCTCGCCCCGCTCCTGGTGCCCGAGTTCCGCAACCCGGCCACCGGGCGGTTCGACCTGGTCAGCGCGGCCCTGTCGCTCGGCGCGCTGCTGCCGGTGATCTACGGCATCAAGGAGATGGCGCGCGACGGCCTCAGCCCGGTGCGGGTGCTCGCCATCGTCGGCGGCCTGCTGGTGGGCGCGCTCTTCCTGCACCGGCAGCGGACCCGGGCGTACCCGATGGTCGATCTCGCGCTGTTCCGCCGCCGCGGCTTCGCCGGGTCGCTCGCTGTCAACCTGCTGGCGATGTTCGCCATCGTCGGCTTCGCCATCTTCACCACCCAGCACCTCCAACTGGTGCTCGGTCTGAGCCCGCTACGGGCGGCGCTGTGGAGCCTCGTGCCGTCCCTCGCCGTTGGCGGAGTCGCACCGGCCGCCGCCGCCCTCGCCCAGCGCGTCGAACGGGCGTACCTCATCGGTGCGGGGTTCGGGATCGCGGTGCTCGGCTTCGTGGTGTTGACCCAGGTCACGCCGGAGACGCCGCTGTGGCTGCTGCTCGTCGGCGCCAGTGTCTACGCGGGTGGCCTGGTGATGGTCATGTCCCTCGTCACCGAACTGGTCCTCGGCGCGGCACCGCCCGAGCAGGCCGGCGTCGCGTCGGCGCTGACCGAGTCCAGCAGTGAGCTGGGCGGTGCGCTGGGAATGGCGATCCTGGGCAGCGTGGGAGCGGCGGTCTACCGCCGCGAGATCGTCGACGGCCTGCCGGCCGGGCTGCCCGCCGACACCGGCGCCGCGGCCCAGGAGACCCTCGGTGGTGCGCTCGCTGTCGCGCAGGGGCTGCCGGCGGATCTGGCGGACGCGGTGCGGCACGCCGCCGCTGTCGCGTTCACCGACGGGCTGCACCTGGCCGCGTACGCCGCCATGGTGGTGATGCTGCTCGGCGCGGTCACCGCGCTGGTCACGCTGCGCGGCGTCCGACCGGCCGACCCCACGGCGCTGGCCGTCGAGCCGACCGGTCCGGCCGATGCCTCGTTGTCGTCGGTCAGTCGATGA